A genome region from Geminicoccus roseus DSM 18922 includes the following:
- the rpsU gene encoding 30S ribosomal protein S21, whose protein sequence is MPRRTVIVEVQVRDNNVDQALRALKKKMQREGLYRELRMRRHYEKPSERRAREKAEAVRRFRKLMRKRAERDEL, encoded by the coding sequence ATGCCGAGGAGAACGGTCATCGTCGAGGTCCAGGTCCGCGACAACAATGTCGACCAGGCTCTGCGCGCACTGAAGAAGAAGATGCAGCGCGAGGGTCTGTACCGTGAGCTGCGCATGCGCAGGCATTACGAGAAGCCTTCCGAGCGCCGTGCCCGCGAGAAGGCGGAAGCCGTGCGCCGTTTCCGCAAGCTGATGCGCAAGCGCGCCGAGCGCGACGAACTCTGA